A stretch of Cystobacter ferrugineus DNA encodes these proteins:
- a CDS encoding MotA/TolQ/ExbB proton channel family protein, translating into MMPRFPLAPGAMNYVQILQDASFLELGVLGLLMVVSVASWALIALKATQLARARSQSLAFLDTFWKASRLETIYQDAQKLEGSPLSKVFCAGYEELTKLAQAKEGAGGAMAERLGGIENVERALNRASTNQLTDLEARVSFLGTVGSAAPFVGLFGTVIGILNAFNSIAEQGNATLATVAAPVGNALFATAAGLFAAIPAVVAYNSFVSRIKVFDTEMANFSADFLNIVKRHFFR; encoded by the coding sequence CTGATGCCCCGCTTCCCCCTGGCGCCTGGCGCCATGAACTACGTGCAGATCCTCCAGGACGCGTCCTTCCTGGAGCTGGGTGTCCTGGGCCTGCTCATGGTCGTCTCCGTGGCCTCGTGGGCGCTCATCGCCCTGAAGGCCACCCAGCTCGCGCGCGCCCGCTCCCAGTCCCTCGCCTTCCTGGATACCTTCTGGAAGGCGTCCCGACTGGAGACCATCTACCAGGACGCGCAGAAGCTCGAGGGCTCGCCGCTGTCCAAGGTGTTCTGCGCCGGGTACGAGGAGTTGACCAAGCTCGCCCAGGCGAAGGAGGGCGCCGGCGGCGCCATGGCCGAGCGGCTCGGCGGCATCGAGAACGTGGAGCGGGCCCTCAACCGGGCCTCCACCAATCAGCTCACGGACCTGGAGGCGCGCGTGTCCTTCCTGGGCACGGTGGGCTCGGCCGCGCCCTTCGTGGGCCTGTTCGGCACGGTCATCGGCATCCTCAATGCCTTCAACTCCATCGCCGAGCAGGGCAATGCCACGCTCGCCACGGTGGCCGCCCCCGTGGGCAACGCGCTGTTCGCCACGGCCGCGGGCCTCTTCGCCGCCATCCCCGCGGTGGTCGCCTACAACTCGTTCGTCAGCCGCATCAAGGTGTTCGACACGGAGATGGCCAACTTCTCCGCGGACTTCCTCAACATCGTCAAGCGGCACTTCTTCCGCTAG
- a CDS encoding oxidoreductase yields the protein MTSSSSRAPLRTGLVGYGLAGTVFHAPLLAAEPAFTLAAVATQRAAEVARDWPGARVLSPDALLEDPSLDVVIIASPNDTHASLAERALRAGKHVVVDKPFTLDAAEASRLDALARERGRCLTVFHSRRWDGDFLTVRQLLEQGRLGRLFSFESHYDRFRPQVKARWKEDAVPGGGTLWDLGSHLIDQAVQLFGMPESVSADVGQQREGARTTDWFHLLLRYGELRVILRSGSVVHEPWPRFVLQGERDAWVKYGLDPQEEQLKAGLRPGQAGWGQEPAARHGRLSQGGDVPTLPGQYESFYRRFAQAIAGEGPVPVTAESAGQVIQIIQAAERSASEGRRIPLGG from the coding sequence ATGACCTCTTCCTCCTCTCGCGCTCCCCTGAGAACGGGCCTCGTCGGCTACGGCCTCGCCGGCACCGTCTTCCACGCGCCCCTGCTCGCCGCCGAGCCCGCGTTCACCCTGGCGGCGGTCGCCACCCAACGCGCCGCGGAGGTGGCACGCGACTGGCCCGGCGCGCGCGTGCTCTCCCCGGACGCGCTCCTGGAGGATCCTTCCCTCGACGTCGTCATCATCGCCTCGCCCAACGACACGCACGCGTCACTGGCCGAGCGCGCGCTCCGGGCGGGCAAGCACGTGGTCGTCGACAAGCCCTTCACCCTGGATGCGGCCGAGGCCTCGCGGCTGGATGCCCTGGCGCGCGAGCGTGGACGGTGCCTCACCGTCTTCCACAGCCGGCGCTGGGATGGCGATTTCCTCACCGTGCGCCAGTTGCTCGAGCAGGGACGCCTCGGCAGGTTGTTCAGCTTCGAGAGCCACTATGATCGCTTCCGGCCCCAGGTGAAGGCGCGCTGGAAGGAGGACGCCGTGCCTGGGGGCGGCACCTTGTGGGATCTCGGCTCCCACCTCATCGATCAGGCCGTGCAGCTCTTCGGGATGCCCGAGTCCGTCAGCGCCGACGTCGGCCAGCAGCGCGAGGGCGCTCGGACCACGGACTGGTTCCACCTGCTGCTGCGCTATGGCGAGCTGCGCGTCATCCTGCGCTCCGGCTCCGTGGTGCATGAGCCCTGGCCGCGCTTCGTCCTCCAGGGCGAGCGCGACGCCTGGGTGAAGTACGGGCTCGACCCGCAGGAGGAGCAGCTCAAGGCGGGGCTCCGGCCCGGCCAGGCGGGTTGGGGCCAGGAGCCCGCCGCGCGCCATGGCCGGCTGAGTCAGGGGGGCGACGTGCCCACGCTGCCGGGCCAGTACGAGTCGTTCTACCGGCGCTTCGCCCAGGCCATCGCCGGCGAGGGCCCCGTCCCCGTCACCGCCGAGAGCGCCGGCCAGGTCATCCAGATCATCCAGGCCGCCGAGCGCAGCGCCTCCGAGGGCCGGCGTATTCCCCTGGGGGGATGA
- the murI gene encoding glutamate racemase, which yields MRPDSHSPIGVFDSGVGGLTVLKSLMSQLPGESTLYLGDTARVPYGTKSGEVVTRYSLKNAAFLLERGIKVLVVACNTASAVALPALAAALPVPVVGVIAPGARAALRRTRGGQVGVIGTPGTIRSGAYQRELEAAAGPAGVRVKARACPLFVPLAEEGWLTGDVPRLVAREYLGEFVRGGVDTLVLGCTHYPLLKDIIAEVVGPQVVLVDSAEATAEVVAGLLEERGLLAPAGRAPFHHFFVTDVPERFVEVGERFLGRRIPSAEQVDLTF from the coding sequence ATGCGGCCAGACAGCCACAGTCCCATTGGTGTCTTCGATTCGGGTGTTGGAGGACTCACCGTCCTCAAGTCCCTGATGTCCCAGCTTCCCGGCGAGAGCACCCTGTACCTGGGTGACACGGCACGGGTGCCCTATGGCACCAAGTCCGGCGAGGTGGTGACGCGCTACTCGCTGAAGAACGCGGCGTTCCTCCTGGAGCGTGGCATCAAGGTGCTGGTGGTGGCGTGCAACACGGCCTCGGCGGTGGCGCTGCCCGCGCTGGCGGCGGCGCTGCCGGTGCCGGTGGTGGGGGTGATCGCCCCCGGGGCGCGGGCGGCGCTGCGGCGTACCCGGGGTGGACAGGTGGGCGTCATCGGCACGCCGGGCACCATCCGCTCCGGGGCCTACCAGCGCGAGCTGGAGGCGGCGGCCGGACCGGCGGGTGTGCGGGTGAAGGCCCGGGCGTGTCCGCTGTTCGTTCCCCTGGCGGAGGAGGGCTGGCTCACCGGAGACGTGCCACGGCTGGTGGCGCGCGAGTACCTGGGGGAGTTCGTGCGCGGCGGGGTGGACACGCTGGTGCTGGGCTGCACGCACTACCCGTTGCTCAAGGACATCATCGCGGAGGTGGTCGGCCCCCAGGTGGTGCTGGTGGACTCGGCCGAGGCCACCGCCGAGGTGGTGGCGGGGCTGCTGGAGGAGCGCGGGCTGCTGGCTCCGGCGGGACGCGCCCCCTTCCACCACTTCTTCGTCACCGACGTGCCCGAGCGCTTCGTGGAGGTGGGGGAGCGCTTTCTCGGGCGGCGCATCCCCTCGGCGGAGCAGGTGGACCTGACCTTCTGA
- a CDS encoding murein hydrolase activator EnvC family protein yields the protein MNRLLLLLLLSWAPAAFSQDEAAEREAVREKLATQRAALALIESRKVSALEVLEMVEQRAATSAQRVRVLERDLAVFRKRLAVAEHEDEVTREMLREQLRRLSPRLWSMYRLMRRRPLEVLLSARDFSAMVWRSRALRATLEEDLRQLRTVQRVSRLRQRVSAELRRLQGSLDVRLTFLREQARMARAQQEALEELVGTIKGEAELARRMVRELEEADADLGRVLQELNEGPDTSGFGALKGKLPRPAPGVIEVGFGRVVNPRFNTVTVQKGVDIRAPAGTPVKAVAEGTVAYAGWLRGYGNLLILDHGGGYHTLVAHLASVTPGVGDRVAAGDTVGEVGETGSLKGPYLYFEIRRSGQALDPAPWLAAAP from the coding sequence ATGAACCGGCTCCTGCTGCTCCTCCTGCTGTCGTGGGCGCCCGCGGCCTTCTCCCAGGACGAGGCGGCGGAGCGCGAGGCCGTGCGCGAGAAGCTGGCCACACAGCGCGCGGCGCTCGCGCTCATCGAGTCCCGCAAGGTGTCCGCGCTGGAGGTGCTGGAGATGGTGGAGCAGCGCGCCGCCACCAGCGCCCAGCGGGTGAGGGTGCTGGAGCGTGACCTGGCCGTCTTCCGCAAGCGGCTGGCCGTGGCCGAGCACGAGGACGAGGTGACGCGGGAGATGCTGCGCGAGCAGTTGCGCCGGCTGTCGCCCCGGCTGTGGAGCATGTACCGGCTCATGCGCCGCCGGCCGCTGGAGGTGCTGCTCAGCGCCCGGGACTTCTCCGCCATGGTGTGGCGCTCGCGCGCGCTGCGGGCGACGCTGGAGGAGGACCTGCGGCAGCTCCGCACGGTGCAGCGTGTGTCGAGGCTGCGGCAGCGGGTCTCGGCCGAGCTGCGCCGGTTGCAGGGCTCGCTGGACGTGCGGCTGACGTTCCTGCGCGAGCAGGCGCGCATGGCCCGGGCGCAGCAGGAGGCGCTGGAGGAGTTGGTCGGCACCATCAAGGGCGAGGCGGAGCTGGCGCGGCGCATGGTGCGCGAGCTGGAGGAGGCGGACGCGGACCTCGGCCGGGTGCTCCAGGAGCTGAACGAGGGGCCGGACACCTCCGGCTTCGGAGCGCTCAAGGGCAAGCTGCCCCGTCCCGCTCCCGGTGTCATCGAGGTGGGGTTCGGCCGCGTGGTCAACCCGCGCTTCAACACCGTCACCGTGCAGAAGGGCGTGGACATCCGCGCTCCCGCGGGTACCCCCGTGAAGGCCGTGGCCGAAGGGACCGTGGCCTACGCGGGCTGGCTGCGCGGCTATGGCAACCTGCTCATCCTCGACCACGGCGGGGGCTATCACACGCTGGTGGCCCATCTGGCCTCCGTGACTCCGGGCGTGGGAGATCGCGTGGCCGCGGGTGACACGGTGGGCGAGGTGGGCGAGACGGGCTCGCTCAAGGGTCCCTACCTCTATTTCGAAATCCGCCGCTCCGGTCAGGCCCTGGATCCCGCGCCCTGGCTGGCGGCCGCTCCTTGA
- the ftsE gene encoding cell division ATP-binding protein FtsE yields MIQMFHVYKAYPGDPPVLSDINLHVQKGEFVFLTGPSGAGKTTLMKLIFCAEKATKGQILVGGRNIARIRESAIPYLRRNIGVVFQDFKLLPHRTVEDNVAFTLDVLGVPRAEARERVHRMLKLVGLQHKAGSMPLKLSGGEQQRVVIARALVNDPTILLADEPTGNLDPALTVEIMDLLMDVNVRGTTVMVATHDTGLITRYQKRTLRLEGGFIVSDEDGVKAARRVAAG; encoded by the coding sequence ATGATCCAGATGTTCCACGTGTACAAGGCCTATCCGGGCGATCCGCCGGTCCTCTCGGACATCAACCTGCATGTGCAGAAGGGCGAGTTCGTCTTCCTCACGGGCCCCTCGGGCGCGGGCAAGACGACGCTCATGAAGCTCATCTTCTGCGCGGAGAAGGCCACCAAGGGGCAGATCCTCGTGGGCGGGCGCAACATCGCGCGCATCCGCGAGTCGGCCATCCCCTACCTGCGGCGCAACATCGGCGTGGTGTTCCAGGACTTCAAGCTGCTGCCGCACCGCACCGTGGAGGACAACGTCGCCTTCACCCTGGACGTGCTGGGCGTGCCCCGCGCCGAGGCGCGCGAGCGCGTGCACCGCATGCTCAAGCTCGTGGGCCTGCAGCACAAGGCGGGCTCCATGCCCCTCAAGCTCTCCGGGGGTGAGCAGCAGCGCGTGGTCATCGCCCGCGCGCTCGTCAATGATCCCACCATCCTCCTGGCCGACGAGCCCACGGGCAACCTGGACCCGGCACTCACCGTGGAGATCATGGATCTGCTCATGGACGTGAACGTGCGAGGCACCACGGTGATGGTGGCCACCCACGACACCGGCCTCATCACCCGCTACCAGAAGCGCACCCTGCGCCTGGAGGGGGGCTTCATCGTGTCGGACGAGGACGGGGTGAAGGCGGCCCGGCGGGTGGCGGCGGGATGA
- the tolR gene encoding protein TolR: protein MGMGSNKGSGRVTMSEINVTPMVDVMLVLLIIFMVTAPLIQQGVKVNLPEARAAAVEASDKKLVLSIDAQRRVYLGEAEVLMAELEKKLATNAKAQADKELYLHADRDVPYGVVVDVMAAAQRAGITNVGMITDPSAGGRASASSKGKKEARR, encoded by the coding sequence ATGGGCATGGGCTCCAACAAGGGAAGTGGCCGCGTCACCATGAGCGAGATCAACGTCACGCCCATGGTGGACGTGATGCTGGTGCTGCTCATCATCTTCATGGTGACCGCTCCCCTCATCCAGCAGGGCGTCAAGGTGAACCTGCCCGAGGCGCGCGCCGCCGCGGTGGAGGCCTCCGACAAGAAGCTCGTGTTGTCCATCGACGCGCAGCGGCGCGTGTACCTCGGCGAGGCCGAGGTGCTCATGGCCGAGCTGGAGAAGAAGCTCGCCACCAACGCCAAGGCCCAGGCGGACAAGGAACTCTACCTCCACGCGGACCGGGACGTGCCCTACGGCGTGGTGGTGGACGTCATGGCCGCCGCGCAGCGCGCGGGCATCACCAACGTGGGGATGATCACCGATCCCTCCGCGGGCGGCCGGGCATCCGCCTCCAGCAAGGGAAAGAAGGAGGCGCGGCGCTAG
- the carF gene encoding plasmanylethanolamine desaturase: protein MKTELKNQLRQQDATVLAQGYSPAIRAMEIFSIIAFVALESALVWRLWGNPLVGPWMVLSAVLLGYLAADFVSGIVHWMGDTWGSTDMPVLGKAFIRPFREHHVDEKAITRHDFVETNGNNCLVSLPVALLALLLPHTSATWVFLSSFLGAMIFWVMATNQFHKWSHTDTPPVIIGLMQRVHLILPPDHHRIHHTAPYDKYYCITVGWMNKPLALIGFFPMMERVITWATGLIPRKDDIGAEAALELFQTQAADAPPVVKAAQELLEGGALAEEPGAVSPVRPS from the coding sequence ATGAAGACCGAGCTCAAGAACCAATTGCGCCAGCAGGACGCCACCGTCCTGGCCCAAGGCTACTCTCCGGCGATCCGCGCCATGGAGATCTTCAGCATCATCGCCTTCGTGGCCCTGGAGTCAGCCCTCGTCTGGCGGCTGTGGGGCAACCCCCTGGTGGGCCCCTGGATGGTGCTGAGCGCCGTGCTGCTCGGCTACCTGGCCGCGGACTTCGTCTCCGGTATCGTCCACTGGATGGGGGACACCTGGGGGTCCACCGACATGCCCGTGCTCGGCAAGGCCTTCATCCGGCCCTTCCGCGAGCACCACGTGGACGAGAAGGCCATCACCCGGCACGACTTCGTGGAGACCAACGGCAACAACTGCCTCGTCTCGCTGCCCGTGGCGCTGCTCGCCCTGCTGCTGCCCCACACCAGCGCCACCTGGGTGTTCCTCTCCAGCTTCCTCGGGGCGATGATCTTCTGGGTGATGGCGACCAACCAGTTCCACAAGTGGTCCCACACGGACACGCCGCCCGTGATCATCGGATTGATGCAGCGCGTCCACCTCATCCTGCCGCCGGACCACCACCGCATCCACCACACGGCGCCCTACGACAAGTACTACTGCATCACCGTGGGATGGATGAACAAGCCGCTCGCGCTCATCGGCTTCTTCCCGATGATGGAGCGCGTCATCACCTGGGCCACGGGCCTGATTCCCCGCAAGGACGACATCGGCGCCGAGGCGGCCCTGGAGCTCTTCCAGACCCAGGCCGCCGACGCCCCCCCCGTGGTGAAGGCCGCCCAGGAGCTACTCGAGGGCGGCGCGCTCGCCGAGGAGCCTGGCGCCGTGTCCCCGGTGCGGCCGTCCTGA
- a CDS encoding S41 family peptidase, which produces MRSSHSWRAALAAGLWLLAPMLPAQAREPSANTLSYEQLEVFARVLSYVENNYVDPVDERQLMQGAIQGMLGTLDPHTVFMPPEVFKEMKIDTSGEYGGVGIELAPAGDGFRVSASIEDTPASRAGIRVGDEVVAIDGERTRGLSHAEVMQRMRGPAGKRVLLTIMREGFSAPRELALIRDHVRIISVEGALYGGIAHVKVKSFQDRTAFYLRKELDRLRAQNGDKPLRGVVLDLRNNPGGLLEQAVAVSDLWLPGNLTIVSTRGRNPSQTTEERSKDRDTEPDYPLVVLVNAGSASASEIVAGALQDHGRATILGTQTFGKGSVQTVIELEDGSGLKLTVARYYTPKGRSIQEKGITPDYLVAESTGERAAKDEPREKDLERHFKAEPGAAVEDAPVVKARRFTEEPRAWDVTAKLTDHQLQVALNYLNGLARGTRPPMKASSATP; this is translated from the coding sequence ATGCGCTCCTCGCACTCCTGGCGCGCGGCACTCGCCGCCGGCTTGTGGCTCCTGGCTCCCATGCTCCCGGCCCAGGCACGCGAGCCCTCCGCGAACACCCTGTCCTACGAGCAGCTCGAGGTGTTCGCCCGGGTGCTGTCCTACGTGGAGAACAACTACGTGGATCCGGTGGACGAGCGCCAGCTCATGCAGGGCGCCATCCAGGGCATGTTGGGGACGTTGGATCCCCACACCGTCTTCATGCCGCCCGAGGTCTTCAAGGAGATGAAGATCGACACCTCCGGCGAGTACGGCGGGGTGGGCATCGAGCTGGCCCCCGCGGGTGACGGCTTCCGGGTGTCCGCCTCCATCGAGGACACGCCGGCGTCCCGGGCGGGCATCCGGGTGGGGGATGAGGTGGTCGCCATCGACGGCGAGCGCACGCGGGGCCTGAGCCACGCGGAGGTGATGCAGCGCATGCGCGGTCCCGCGGGCAAGCGCGTGTTGCTCACCATCATGCGCGAGGGCTTCAGCGCGCCGCGGGAGCTGGCCCTCATCCGCGACCATGTCCGCATCATCTCGGTGGAGGGGGCCCTGTACGGGGGCATTGCCCACGTGAAGGTGAAGAGCTTCCAGGACCGCACGGCGTTCTACCTGCGCAAGGAGTTGGATCGGCTGCGCGCGCAGAACGGGGACAAGCCGCTGCGAGGCGTGGTGTTGGACTTGCGCAACAACCCGGGCGGACTGCTGGAGCAGGCGGTGGCCGTGAGCGACCTGTGGCTGCCGGGCAACCTCACCATCGTGAGCACGCGCGGGCGCAACCCGAGCCAGACGACCGAGGAGCGCAGCAAGGACCGGGACACGGAGCCGGACTACCCCCTGGTGGTGCTGGTGAACGCGGGGAGCGCCTCGGCGTCGGAGATCGTCGCGGGCGCGCTCCAGGACCACGGCCGCGCCACCATCCTGGGCACCCAGACGTTCGGCAAGGGGAGCGTCCAGACCGTCATCGAGCTGGAGGACGGCTCCGGGTTGAAGCTGACCGTGGCGCGCTACTACACGCCCAAGGGGCGGAGCATCCAGGAGAAGGGCATCACGCCGGACTACCTGGTGGCGGAGTCGACGGGCGAGCGCGCGGCGAAGGACGAGCCGCGAGAGAAGGATCTGGAGCGGCACTTCAAGGCCGAGCCCGGAGCGGCGGTCGAGGACGCTCCCGTGGTGAAGGCCAGGCGGTTCACCGAGGAGCCCCGGGCCTGGGACGTGACGGCGAAGCTCACGGACCATCAGCTCCAGGTGGCGTTGAACTACCTCAACGGCCTGGCCCGGGGCACGCGCCCACCGATGAAGGCCAGCTCCGCCACCCCGTGA
- a CDS encoding alpha/beta fold hydrolase gives MDLISGLQEVSRRLLVMRGVRSEEVVVGGQRLHHFTLKGSGKGPPIVLVHGLGGAASGFGRVLFPLAKRFERVFAVDLPGHGFSPEYCLGPMCVRGQYEMLVRYCREVVGAPAFVVGNSLGGAMSVQLAAEHPELVRALALVASAGADVGHELIREVLESMNVRTGEQARALTQRLFHRPPWAMMFFANALRGIYGTPAVRALSADVISTGEYLKPEQLQGLTMPVLFVWGANEKLLPRESLDFFRTHLPPHSQVRVVDGFGHLPHVERPGELVSELLQFADSAGL, from the coding sequence GTGGACCTCATCTCTGGACTCCAGGAAGTCTCGCGGCGCCTGCTGGTGATGCGCGGGGTGCGCTCGGAAGAAGTGGTGGTGGGCGGACAGCGCCTCCATCACTTCACGTTGAAGGGCAGTGGCAAGGGTCCGCCCATCGTGCTGGTGCATGGGCTGGGCGGGGCGGCCAGTGGCTTCGGGCGCGTCCTCTTCCCGCTGGCCAAACGCTTCGAGCGGGTGTTCGCGGTGGATCTGCCGGGGCACGGCTTCTCTCCGGAGTACTGCCTCGGGCCGATGTGCGTCCGGGGCCAGTACGAGATGCTGGTGCGCTACTGCCGCGAGGTGGTGGGTGCCCCGGCCTTCGTGGTGGGCAACTCCCTGGGCGGAGCCATGTCGGTGCAACTGGCGGCCGAGCACCCGGAGCTGGTTCGCGCCCTGGCCCTGGTGGCCTCGGCGGGAGCGGACGTGGGACACGAGCTCATCCGCGAGGTGTTGGAGTCCATGAACGTGCGCACGGGCGAGCAGGCCCGCGCGCTCACCCAGCGCCTGTTCCACCGGCCTCCCTGGGCCATGATGTTCTTCGCCAATGCCCTCCGGGGCATCTATGGCACCCCCGCCGTGCGGGCGCTGAGCGCGGATGTGATCTCCACGGGCGAGTACCTCAAGCCCGAGCAACTCCAGGGGCTCACCATGCCCGTGCTGTTCGTGTGGGGGGCCAACGAGAAGCTCCTGCCCCGCGAGAGCCTCGACTTCTTCCGCACCCACCTGCCGCCCCACTCCCAGGTGCGCGTGGTGGATGGCTTCGGTCACCTGCCGCATGTCGAGCGGCCGGGCGAGCTGGTGTCGGAGCTGCTCCAGTTCGCCGACTCCGCCGGGCTGTAG
- a CDS encoding cell division protein FtsX, with translation MSVLAKTAYFWRSAASGLRHAPFVHFIAVTTIAIALFAAGLAQALGRGVDALLASLGGEVQVTVYLSPGLDEEGATVLRERMEAASGGRASLVPPQAALERLARELGDLGEALAQLPENPLPPSLELQVPAERRTPGALKQLAKELRALPGVTGVDYGEEAVERLSAISRALRYGGWVAFAVVLLATVVIVSATLQLAIYARRGEIEIQKLVGATDRFVKMPFLIEGFLQGLLGAGVALAGLALFERLVGPGMNSLLSFLVGPGGAVPLLEPGLALEMVAVGCALGLGGSFIAVGRFLRV, from the coding sequence ATGAGCGTCCTGGCCAAGACGGCCTACTTCTGGCGCTCGGCGGCGTCGGGGTTGCGCCATGCGCCCTTCGTCCACTTCATCGCCGTGACCACCATCGCCATCGCCCTGTTCGCCGCGGGGCTCGCCCAGGCCCTGGGCCGCGGGGTGGACGCGCTCCTCGCCTCGCTGGGGGGTGAGGTGCAGGTGACGGTGTACCTCTCTCCCGGGCTCGACGAGGAGGGCGCCACGGTGCTGCGCGAGCGGATGGAAGCGGCCAGCGGGGGACGCGCCTCGCTCGTGCCTCCCCAGGCCGCGCTGGAGCGTCTGGCGCGGGAACTGGGTGACCTGGGCGAGGCGCTCGCGCAACTGCCCGAGAACCCGCTGCCTCCCTCGCTGGAACTGCAGGTGCCCGCCGAGCGGCGCACGCCCGGCGCGCTCAAGCAACTGGCCAAGGAACTGCGCGCCCTGCCCGGTGTCACCGGCGTGGACTATGGCGAGGAGGCCGTGGAGCGGCTGTCGGCCATTTCTCGCGCCCTGCGCTATGGCGGCTGGGTGGCGTTCGCGGTGGTGCTGCTGGCCACGGTGGTCATCGTGTCCGCGACGCTGCAACTGGCCATCTACGCGCGGCGCGGGGAGATTGAAATCCAGAAGCTGGTGGGCGCCACGGATCGCTTCGTGAAGATGCCCTTCCTCATCGAGGGCTTCCTCCAGGGACTGCTCGGTGCCGGGGTGGCGCTCGCGGGGCTCGCGCTGTTCGAGCGGCTGGTGGGACCGGGAATGAACTCGCTCCTGTCCTTCCTGGTGGGCCCCGGTGGCGCGGTGCCCCTGCTGGAGCCGGGCCTGGCGCTGGAGATGGTGGCGGTGGGGTGCGCGTTGGGCCTGGGTGGCAGCTTCATCGCGGTGGGGCGCTTTCTCCGGGTATGA
- a CDS encoding energy transducer TonB has protein sequence MHPAVNQSLLASRPSRVSRFVGFSLAGHALVLVAVGVYTTWFQAPPMKLEQTPIRATLVRLGKPRDEKLLPRKEQPPPPPPKKVEAPPSPTPPPPEPPKEAVAIPSLKPEPAPKPAPQRGENQGENRRDRLFGAFDKLAKPSKQEEEPEGAEDGDPNGDAAKAEGERYFGLISSQVRRHYNVADTIPDNERLMLKAQVAMRLGRTGEVLEARLARASGNTLFDSAVLSAVKKASPFSPPPDPLRDMLQKSGIVLEFSP, from the coding sequence ATGCATCCCGCCGTCAATCAGAGCCTGCTCGCCTCTCGTCCCTCGCGCGTGAGCCGCTTCGTGGGCTTCTCGCTCGCGGGCCATGCCCTCGTCCTCGTCGCCGTGGGCGTGTACACCACCTGGTTCCAGGCGCCGCCCATGAAGCTGGAGCAGACGCCCATCCGCGCCACCCTGGTGCGCCTGGGCAAGCCCCGGGACGAGAAGCTCCTGCCCCGCAAGGAACAACCCCCGCCGCCGCCTCCCAAGAAGGTGGAGGCGCCGCCCTCGCCCACGCCCCCACCTCCCGAACCCCCCAAGGAGGCCGTGGCCATCCCGAGCCTCAAGCCGGAGCCCGCGCCCAAGCCCGCGCCCCAGCGCGGAGAGAACCAGGGCGAGAACCGCCGCGATCGGCTCTTCGGGGCCTTCGACAAGCTCGCCAAGCCCTCCAAGCAGGAGGAAGAACCCGAGGGCGCCGAGGATGGCGACCCCAATGGCGACGCGGCCAAGGCCGAGGGCGAGCGCTACTTCGGCCTCATCTCCTCGCAGGTGCGCCGCCACTACAACGTCGCGGACACCATCCCCGACAACGAACGGCTGATGCTCAAGGCCCAGGTGGCCATGCGCCTGGGCCGCACCGGAGAGGTGCTCGAGGCGCGGCTGGCCAGGGCCAGCGGCAATACCCTCTTCGACTCGGCCGTGCTGTCCGCGGTGAAGAAGGCTTCCCCCTTCTCGCCGCCCCCCGATCCCTTGCGCGACATGCTGCAGAAGAGCGGCATCGTCCTGGAGTTCAGCCCGTGA